In Massilia violaceinigra, one DNA window encodes the following:
- the ligA gene encoding NAD-dependent DNA ligase LigA, with translation MAQLTAELNRHIFSYHVQDAPTIPDAEYDRLFRELQALEAAHPEAVSVDSPTYRVGATPLPEFNQVTHSIPMLSLNNGFEDEDIENFDRRAREGLDAEQVEYAAELKFDGLAISLRYENGVFVQAATRGDGATGEDVTANIRTVRAIPLRLHGDTVPAVLEVRGEVLMYKADFAKLNARQRDAGQKEFANPRNAAAGSLRQLDSRITAQRSLRFFSYGVGALEGADMPPSHSALLDWYQTLGLPVSNERAVVTGAQGLIDYYRDIGKRRPSLAYEIDGVVYKVNSLEQQQQLGFVSRAPRFAIAHKFPAEEALTQVLDIEVQVGRTGAITPVARLAQVNVGGVNVTNATLHNEGEVRRKDIRIGDTVIVRRAGDVIPEVVSFVAERRPLDVREFVMPANCPVCGSPIVRMDDEAVARCSGGWTHCSAQKKGGLMHFVSRRALDVEGLGDQLIEQLVDKGLIHNAADLYTLDKDKLAGLDRMAAKSAQNVVDALEKSRDTTMARFIYALGIRNVGESTAKALAQHFGNLEALLHAASFEGGLQLLEVPDIGPIVARSISEFLTDADNLALVRLLSGVLRWKEGEHVMKNTGAMAGKTFVITGTLPTLSRDEAGALVEAAGGKVSGSVSKKTSYVVAGADAGSKLAKAQELGITLLDEAALLSLLATASSTEPNQDESS, from the coding sequence ATGGCGCAGCTCACGGCCGAACTGAATCGCCACATTTTTTCTTACCACGTGCAGGACGCGCCGACCATTCCGGACGCCGAGTACGACCGCCTGTTCCGCGAACTGCAGGCGCTCGAAGCGGCGCACCCGGAAGCGGTTTCGGTCGACTCGCCCACCTACCGCGTGGGCGCGACGCCCCTGCCCGAGTTCAATCAGGTCACGCACAGCATTCCCATGCTCTCGCTGAACAACGGCTTCGAGGACGAGGATATCGAAAACTTCGACCGCCGCGCGCGCGAAGGCCTCGACGCGGAGCAGGTCGAGTATGCGGCCGAACTCAAATTCGACGGCCTGGCGATCAGCCTGCGCTACGAGAACGGCGTGTTCGTGCAGGCCGCCACGCGCGGCGACGGCGCCACCGGCGAAGACGTGACGGCGAACATCCGCACGGTGCGCGCCATTCCTCTGCGCCTGCATGGCGACACGGTGCCGGCGGTGCTCGAAGTGCGTGGCGAAGTGTTGATGTACAAGGCCGATTTCGCCAAGCTCAATGCGCGCCAGCGCGACGCCGGCCAGAAGGAATTCGCCAACCCGCGCAACGCCGCCGCCGGCAGCCTGCGCCAGCTCGACTCGCGCATCACCGCCCAGCGCAGTCTGCGCTTCTTTTCCTACGGAGTCGGCGCGCTGGAAGGCGCCGACATGCCGCCATCGCATTCGGCCCTGCTGGACTGGTACCAGACGCTCGGCCTGCCGGTGTCAAACGAGCGCGCCGTCGTCACCGGCGCGCAAGGCTTGATCGACTACTACCGCGACATCGGCAAGCGTCGCCCAAGCCTGGCCTACGAGATCGACGGCGTGGTCTATAAAGTCAACAGCCTCGAACAGCAGCAACAACTTGGTTTTGTGTCGCGCGCGCCGCGCTTTGCCATCGCCCACAAATTCCCGGCCGAAGAGGCGCTCACGCAGGTGCTCGACATCGAAGTGCAGGTCGGCCGCACCGGCGCGATCACCCCGGTGGCGCGCCTGGCGCAGGTCAACGTGGGCGGCGTGAACGTCACCAACGCCACCTTGCACAACGAAGGCGAAGTGCGGCGCAAGGATATCCGCATCGGCGACACGGTCATCGTGCGCCGCGCCGGCGACGTGATTCCCGAAGTGGTGTCGTTCGTGGCCGAGCGCCGTCCGCTTGATGTGCGCGAATTCGTCATGCCGGCCAACTGCCCGGTGTGCGGCTCGCCGATCGTGCGCATGGATGACGAAGCCGTGGCACGCTGCTCCGGCGGCTGGACCCACTGCAGCGCCCAGAAGAAGGGTGGCTTGATGCACTTCGTGTCGCGCCGCGCGCTCGACGTCGAAGGCCTGGGCGACCAGCTGATCGAACAACTGGTCGACAAGGGCCTGATCCACAACGCGGCCGACCTGTACACGCTCGACAAGGACAAGCTGGCCGGTCTTGACCGCATGGCCGCCAAGTCGGCCCAGAACGTGGTCGACGCGCTCGAAAAATCGCGCGACACCACTATGGCGCGCTTCATTTACGCGCTCGGTATCCGGAATGTCGGCGAGTCGACCGCCAAGGCGCTGGCCCAGCACTTCGGCAACCTCGAAGCGCTGCTGCACGCGGCCAGCTTCGAAGGCGGCCTGCAACTGCTGGAAGTGCCCGACATCGGCCCGATCGTGGCGCGCTCGATCAGCGAATTTTTGACCGATGCCGATAACCTGGCGCTGGTGCGCCTTCTCTCCGGCGTGCTGCGCTGGAAGGAAGGCGAGCACGTGATGAAGAACACGGGCGCCATGGCCGGCAAGACCTTTGTCATCACCGGCACCTTGCCGACCCTGTCGCGCGACGAAGCCGGCGCGCTGGTCGAAGCAGCCGGCGGCAAAGTCTCCGGATCGGTATCGAAAAAGACCTCCTATGTCGTTGCCGGTGCGGATGCCGGCAGCAAACTGGCCAAGGCGCAGGAGCTCGGCATCACGCTCCTCGACGAAGCGGCCCTTCTTTCACTGCTGGCGACAGCATCTTCCACGGAACCGAATCAAGATGAATCCAGTTAG
- the galU gene encoding UTP--glucose-1-phosphate uridylyltransferase GalU: MNPVRKAVFPVAGLGSRFLPATKAQPKEMLPIVDKPLIQYAVEEAVAAGITEMIFITGRNKRAIEDHFDKAYELESELEAAGKEALLELVRNVIPKNINCIYIRQSAPLGLGHAVLCARPVVGNEPFAVLLADDFMDTDPGERPVLAQMTDVYAYEQCSVLAVQEVPRANTRQYGIVKATSYRENLELVSEIVEKPMPDVAPSTLAVVGRYILSPKIFRYLEHIGTGAGGEIQLTDGIAALMAAERVLAYRYAGQRYDCGSKLGYLTAMTAMGLKHPETGEGFRTFLEQLHREQNFS; this comes from the coding sequence ATGAATCCAGTTAGAAAAGCAGTCTTTCCCGTAGCCGGTCTCGGTAGCCGTTTTCTGCCGGCCACCAAGGCACAGCCGAAGGAAATGCTGCCGATCGTCGACAAGCCGCTGATCCAGTATGCGGTCGAAGAGGCGGTCGCCGCCGGCATCACCGAAATGATCTTCATCACGGGCCGCAACAAGCGCGCCATCGAAGACCATTTCGACAAGGCCTACGAACTCGAATCGGAACTCGAAGCAGCCGGCAAGGAGGCGCTGCTCGAACTGGTGCGCAACGTCATCCCGAAGAACATCAACTGCATCTACATTCGCCAGTCCGCGCCGCTGGGCCTCGGGCATGCGGTGCTGTGCGCGCGTCCGGTGGTGGGCAACGAGCCGTTCGCGGTGCTGCTGGCGGACGACTTCATGGACACCGATCCGGGCGAGCGTCCGGTGCTGGCGCAGATGACCGACGTCTACGCCTACGAGCAATGCAGCGTGCTGGCGGTGCAAGAAGTACCGCGCGCGAACACGCGCCAGTACGGCATCGTGAAAGCGACCTCGTACCGGGAAAACCTGGAACTGGTGTCCGAAATCGTCGAAAAGCCGATGCCTGACGTGGCGCCGTCGACCCTGGCGGTGGTGGGGCGCTATATTTTGTCGCCCAAGATTTTCCGCTACCTGGAGCACATCGGCACCGGCGCCGGCGGCGAAATCCAGCTCACCGACGGCATTGCCGCGCTGATGGCCGCCGAACGCGTGCTGGCTTACCGCTATGCGGGCCAGCGCTACGATTGCGGCTCCAAGCTGGGCTACCTGACGGCAATGACGGCGATGGGCCTGAAGCACCCTGAAACCGGCGAGGGCTTCCGCACCTTCCTCGAACAGCTGCACCGCGAGCAGAATTTCTCATGA
- the def gene encoding peptide deformylase: MTVREILKMGDPRLLRVAEPVREFGTPAMEALIADMFDTMHHANGAGLAAPQIGVNLQLVIFGFKDNQRYPDAPAVPQTVLINPVLTPLSKHKEEAFEGCLSVPGLRGSVPRFTHLRYEGVDQHGKRIEREVDGFHARVVQHEVDHLLGILYPMRIEDFTKFGYTQVMFPDLDPDEDD, translated from the coding sequence ATGACCGTCCGCGAGATCCTCAAGATGGGCGACCCGCGTTTGCTGCGGGTGGCCGAACCGGTACGCGAGTTCGGCACGCCGGCCATGGAGGCACTGATCGCCGACATGTTCGACACCATGCACCATGCGAATGGCGCCGGGCTGGCCGCGCCGCAGATCGGCGTCAATTTGCAGCTGGTGATTTTCGGCTTCAAGGACAACCAGCGCTATCCGGACGCGCCGGCGGTGCCGCAGACGGTGCTGATCAATCCTGTGCTCACGCCGCTGTCGAAACACAAGGAAGAAGCGTTCGAAGGCTGCCTGTCGGTGCCGGGACTGCGCGGCAGCGTGCCGCGCTTCACGCACCTGCGCTACGAAGGCGTGGACCAGCATGGCAAGCGCATCGAGCGTGAAGTCGACGGCTTTCATGCGCGCGTGGTGCAGCACGAAGTCGACCACCTGCTCGGCATCCTGTATCCGATGCGGATCGAGGACTTCACCAAATTTGGCTACACGCAGGTCATGTTCCCCGACCTGGACCCTGACGAAGACGATTGA
- a CDS encoding dienelactone hydrolase family protein — protein sequence MNERISIDTPDGSFGAYVARPAATPAPSIVVLQEIFGINADLRETCDRLAAQGYIAVCPDLFWRLEPNVELTDKTDAEWKKAMTLYKAFDVDKGVDDIAATLAAARVLPGATGKAGVMGFCMGGLLTFLTATRARPDAAVAYYGGGTEKHTGAFKNLACPLMMHLGEADEYISANARAAIAQAAEGNPLVQIFTYPGQNHAFARWNGVHFDAQAAAQANDRTRAFFAQHLK from the coding sequence ATGAACGAACGCATTTCCATCGATACGCCTGACGGCAGCTTTGGTGCCTACGTCGCCCGTCCGGCCGCCACGCCCGCTCCGTCCATCGTCGTCCTGCAAGAGATCTTCGGCATCAACGCCGACCTGCGCGAGACGTGCGACCGTCTCGCCGCGCAAGGCTACATCGCGGTTTGCCCCGACCTGTTCTGGCGCCTCGAACCGAATGTGGAATTGACCGACAAGACCGACGCCGAATGGAAAAAGGCCATGACGCTCTATAAAGCGTTCGACGTGGACAAGGGCGTGGACGATATCGCCGCCACCCTGGCGGCGGCGCGCGTCCTGCCCGGCGCCACCGGCAAGGCGGGCGTGATGGGCTTTTGCATGGGCGGCCTGCTGACCTTCCTGACCGCCACCCGCGCCAGGCCCGACGCCGCGGTCGCCTACTACGGCGGCGGCACCGAGAAGCACACCGGCGCCTTCAAGAATCTCGCCTGCCCGCTGATGATGCACCTGGGCGAAGCCGACGAATACATTTCAGCAAACGCGCGCGCCGCCATCGCCCAAGCGGCCGAGGGCAACCCGCTCGTGCAGATCTTTACCTATCCCGGCCAGAACCACGCCTTCGCGCGCTGGAACGGCGTGCACTTCGACGCGCAGGCGGCCGCGCAGGCCAACGACAGGACGCGGGCCTTTTTCGCGCAGCACCTCAAGTAG
- a CDS encoding M28 family peptidase, translating into MRRVSALAIGLVLASQPALAQKRAAGAATAPVVAEAPLRAHLSFLADDMLEGRGTGQRGGELAVRYLETQAAAIGLLPGVGKAYRQSVKMVGTKTLSTSAVSFDVGGKTMSPQLGKEIVFNNASGKSKVRFDAPVLFVGYGISADDENWDDYKGVDVTGKLLIMMVNDPKPTAAEPNRFGGKSLTYPGRWMYKYEEALRRGAAGVLLIHTTESASYPWSVPANGMSKEQFHLAGEGNALQGWLQEETVRALFAAAGQDLDALRAKAEVRRFKAVDLKARATVAVDSAIRPVEQFNVVGIVPGTDAKLKEQAVIYSAHWDHLGIDSAEGKPDHIWNGAVDNASGSAALLTMAQVAVRQPARRTQIFLWPCAEEQGLIGSLGYVRDPVWPLAKTAADLNLDSMNFVGLTRDIGVAGAERSSLHASAAKVAKAMGLRLAPPISDLGGAYFRADHFNFAKAGVPAFNVGSAVFSGDGSFEFDHEHGASNAKMVGFKDHYHQVSDEYNPAWDLRGMVQQAQFTLNLGYEVANAATMPTWNKGDPLGKVKR; encoded by the coding sequence ATGCGCCGCGTTTCCGCACTCGCCATCGGCCTCGTCCTCGCCAGCCAGCCGGCCCTCGCCCAGAAACGCGCCGCCGGCGCGGCAACAGCGCCAGTGGTCGCCGAAGCGCCCCTGCGCGCCCACCTCTCCTTTCTGGCCGACGACATGCTCGAAGGCCGCGGCACCGGCCAGCGCGGCGGCGAACTGGCCGTGCGCTATCTCGAAACCCAGGCCGCCGCCATCGGCCTCTTGCCCGGCGTCGGGAAGGCGTACCGCCAGTCCGTGAAAATGGTCGGCACCAAGACGCTCTCCACCAGCGCGGTGAGCTTCGATGTGGGCGGCAAGACGATGTCGCCGCAGCTCGGCAAGGAGATCGTCTTCAACAACGCCAGCGGCAAATCGAAAGTGCGCTTCGACGCGCCGGTGCTGTTCGTCGGCTACGGCATCAGCGCCGACGATGAAAACTGGGACGACTACAAGGGCGTCGACGTCACGGGCAAGCTGCTGATCATGATGGTCAACGACCCCAAGCCCACGGCGGCGGAACCGAACCGCTTCGGCGGCAAATCGCTCACCTACCCCGGGCGCTGGATGTACAAATACGAAGAAGCGCTGCGCCGCGGCGCCGCCGGCGTACTGCTGATTCACACGACCGAGTCGGCCTCCTACCCGTGGAGCGTGCCGGCCAACGGCATGAGCAAGGAGCAGTTCCACCTGGCCGGCGAAGGCAACGCGCTGCAAGGCTGGCTGCAGGAAGAGACGGTGCGCGCCCTGTTCGCGGCCGCCGGCCAGGACCTCGACGCCCTGCGCGCCAAAGCGGAAGTGCGCCGCTTCAAGGCGGTCGATCTGAAAGCGCGTGCCACGGTCGCCGTCGACAGCGCCATCCGCCCGGTCGAACAGTTCAATGTGGTCGGCATCGTGCCGGGCACCGACGCGAAGCTCAAGGAGCAGGCCGTGATCTATTCGGCCCACTGGGACCACCTCGGCATCGACAGCGCCGAAGGCAAGCCCGATCACATCTGGAACGGCGCGGTCGACAACGCCTCCGGCTCGGCGGCGCTGCTGACGATGGCGCAGGTGGCGGTGCGCCAGCCGGCCCGCCGCACCCAGATTTTCCTGTGGCCGTGCGCCGAGGAACAGGGCCTGATCGGCAGCCTCGGTTACGTGCGCGACCCGGTCTGGCCGCTGGCAAAAACGGCGGCGGACCTGAACCTGGACAGCATGAACTTCGTCGGCCTCACGCGCGACATCGGCGTGGCCGGCGCGGAACGCAGCAGCCTGCACGCCAGCGCCGCCAAGGTGGCCAAGGCCATGGGCCTGCGCCTGGCGCCGCCAATTTCCGACCTGGGAGGAGCCTACTTCCGCGCCGACCATTTCAATTTTGCCAAAGCGGGCGTGCCGGCGTTTAATGTGGGTTCGGCGGTGTTCTCGGGCGATGGCAGCTTTGAGTTCGACCACGAACACGGCGCCTCAAACGCGAAGATGGTCGGTTTCAAGGATCACTACCATCAGGTCAGCGACGAGTACAACCCGGCCTGGGATTTGCGCGGCATGGTGCAGCAGGCGCAGTTCACCCTCAATCTCGGGTATGAGGTGGCCAATGCGGCCACCATGCCGACCTGGAACAAGGGTGACCCGCTGGGGAAAGTAAAGCGTTGA
- a CDS encoding CPBP family intramembrane glutamic endopeptidase, which yields MFHLSAALVTTYGLLALAVCSVWFPPVTLRSKREVPPWLCLLTLACASGVATGLLSLPAIAALIVLGALAYGARRSESGPLHVLLMVAMGSMLLALSMHRFPGFVNPPLVSGLLISDAADPVTQRLNFDTAAAGLILFALFCVPARTRAQWRPVRRNYWIILGTPLIVLPVGVQVGYVDVDFKLFAYTPVFFAINLLFTCVAEEAFFRGFIQEQLTRAMSRWKAGPAIALCVAAVLFGLAHARGGPLLIGLATLAGLGYGYAYLRSKRIETAILTHLALNGIHFIAFTYPRLSPA from the coding sequence ATGTTCCATCTTTCCGCCGCGCTCGTGACGACCTACGGTCTTCTCGCGCTTGCTGTTTGTTCAGTGTGGTTCCCTCCGGTGACCTTGCGTTCCAAACGGGAGGTTCCGCCATGGCTGTGCTTGCTGACGCTCGCCTGCGCAAGCGGTGTGGCGACCGGCTTGCTGTCCCTGCCAGCCATTGCGGCGCTCATTGTGCTAGGCGCGCTGGCGTACGGCGCACGGCGCAGCGAGAGCGGGCCGCTGCACGTGCTGCTGATGGTGGCGATGGGGAGCATGCTGCTGGCCCTGTCGATGCACCGTTTTCCCGGTTTCGTCAATCCGCCGCTGGTGTCCGGTCTGTTGATCAGTGATGCGGCGGACCCGGTGACGCAACGGCTCAATTTCGATACCGCCGCCGCCGGACTGATCCTGTTCGCGCTGTTTTGCGTACCGGCCCGGACCCGCGCGCAATGGCGGCCGGTCAGGCGGAATTACTGGATCATCCTCGGTACCCCGCTGATCGTGCTGCCGGTCGGGGTGCAGGTTGGCTATGTCGACGTGGACTTCAAGCTGTTCGCTTACACGCCCGTGTTTTTCGCGATTAACCTGTTGTTCACCTGCGTGGCCGAGGAAGCATTCTTCCGCGGCTTTATTCAGGAGCAGCTGACGCGCGCGATGAGCCGCTGGAAGGCGGGGCCGGCCATCGCCCTGTGCGTGGCGGCAGTCCTGTTCGGGCTGGCGCACGCGCGGGGAGGGCCACTGCTGATCGGCCTGGCGACCCTGGCCGGGCTGGGGTACGGTTATGCCTACCTGCGCTCGAAGCGCATCGAAACGGCCATCCTGACCCACCTGGCGCTCAATGGCATCCACTTCATTGCGTTCACGTATCCACGCCTGAGCCCGGCCTGA
- the aqpZ gene encoding aquaporin Z, with translation MKQYSAEFLGTFWLVLGGCGSAVLAAAFPGVGIGLHGVSLAFGLTVLTMAYAIGHISGCHLNPAVSIGLWAGGRFPASKLLPYIGAQVVGAIAAGGVLYIIASGAAGFDVSKGFASNGYGDHSPGGYSLLAALVTEVVMTMFFLIVILGATDKRVPAGFAPLPIGLALTLIHLISIPVTNTSVNPARSTGVALYVGDWAVGQLWLFWVAPTVGALLGALVYRFIASEEK, from the coding sequence ATGAAACAGTACAGCGCCGAATTTCTCGGAACATTTTGGCTCGTGCTCGGCGGTTGCGGCAGTGCCGTGCTGGCGGCGGCGTTTCCGGGCGTCGGTATCGGCTTGCACGGTGTCTCGCTGGCGTTCGGCCTGACGGTGCTTACCATGGCGTACGCCATCGGCCATATTTCCGGTTGCCACCTGAACCCGGCGGTGTCGATCGGCTTGTGGGCTGGCGGGCGCTTTCCGGCGTCGAAACTGCTGCCTTACATTGGCGCCCAGGTTGTCGGGGCAATTGCCGCCGGCGGCGTGCTGTATATCATCGCCAGCGGCGCCGCCGGCTTTGACGTGAGCAAGGGTTTTGCCTCCAACGGCTACGGCGACCATTCGCCGGGCGGCTACTCGCTGCTGGCGGCGCTGGTGACGGAAGTGGTCATGACGATGTTCTTCCTGATCGTGATCCTCGGCGCGACCGACAAGCGCGTGCCGGCCGGCTTCGCACCACTGCCGATCGGGCTGGCGCTGACCCTGATCCACCTGATCAGCATCCCGGTCACCAACACCTCGGTCAACCCGGCGCGCAGCACCGGCGTTGCCCTGTATGTAGGCGACTGGGCAGTCGGCCAGCTGTGGCTGTTCTGGGTGGCGCCGACCGTTGGTGCCTTGCTTGGTGCGCTGGTTTACCGTTTCATTGCCAGCGAGGAGAAGTAA
- a CDS encoding family 43 glycosylhydrolase codes for MLKQPVIPAGRLAACVAALLLPVLAGAASTTFINPVGPSTASSADPHVMRHSDGNYYFVSTAPGWDKLELRKSPSLSGIGARTPVTVFVKTAACSGNNCTSKEIWAPEINHINGAWYIYFSGAGTDNQHRVFAIRNPSADPTTGTWSAPVKVADSEDSWAIDQTVANINGQLYMAWSDISGGQPQRIKIARMSSPTTLIGKGAIISTPTLVWEKSGAAVNEAPAFIVHGNKVHLSISASGCWTDDYKLGLLTANLGADLTMPSNWSKAATPILQKGNGAFGPGHNGFTKSPDGTEDWIVYHANPATGQGCGDSRTTRIQKVSWNGDIPVIGAPVAAGMPVTRPSGEGSGTIWYRVRNEASGKVMSIDRAAAANGAAIWQFTNLNNSDQLWSLDPVDGAWFKLTSNYNGNVVDVAGHSTAPGVAVKTQPYGATHNQQWQLVPGTTQHVGVRNRNSSLMLDNRDGSLLDGAVIQQWSANGLAPQRWRLERAN; via the coding sequence ATGTTGAAACAACCCGTTATCCCGGCGGGACGGCTCGCCGCCTGCGTCGCCGCCCTGCTGTTGCCCGTCCTCGCCGGCGCCGCTTCGACCACCTTCATCAACCCGGTCGGGCCAAGCACGGCCTCCTCGGCCGATCCCCACGTCATGCGCCACAGCGACGGCAATTACTACTTCGTTTCCACCGCGCCCGGCTGGGACAAGCTGGAGCTGCGCAAGTCGCCCTCGCTGTCGGGCATCGGTGCGCGCACGCCAGTCACCGTGTTCGTCAAAACCGCCGCCTGCAGCGGCAATAACTGCACCAGCAAGGAAATCTGGGCGCCCGAGATCAACCATATCAACGGCGCCTGGTACATCTATTTTTCGGGCGCCGGCACCGACAACCAGCACCGCGTGTTTGCCATCCGCAACCCCAGCGCCGATCCGACCACCGGCACCTGGAGCGCGCCGGTCAAGGTGGCCGACAGCGAGGACAGCTGGGCGATCGACCAGACCGTGGCCAACATCAACGGCCAGCTCTACATGGCTTGGTCGGACATCTCCGGCGGACAACCGCAGCGGATCAAGATCGCGCGCATGAGCAGTCCGACCACGCTCATCGGCAAGGGCGCGATCATTTCCACCCCGACGCTCGTCTGGGAAAAGTCCGGCGCGGCGGTCAACGAGGCGCCGGCATTCATCGTGCATGGCAATAAGGTGCACCTGAGCATCTCGGCCAGCGGATGCTGGACCGACGATTACAAGCTCGGCCTGCTCACCGCCAATCTGGGCGCGGACCTGACCATGCCGTCCAACTGGAGCAAGGCGGCCACGCCGATCCTACAAAAAGGCAACGGCGCCTTCGGTCCCGGCCACAACGGCTTTACCAAGTCCCCGGACGGCACCGAGGACTGGATCGTCTACCATGCCAATCCCGCCACCGGCCAGGGCTGCGGCGATTCACGCACCACGCGCATCCAGAAGGTGAGCTGGAATGGCGACATTCCCGTGATCGGCGCGCCGGTCGCCGCCGGCATGCCCGTGACGCGGCCATCCGGCGAAGGAAGCGGCACCATCTGGTACCGCGTGCGCAACGAGGCCAGCGGCAAGGTGATGAGCATCGACCGCGCCGCCGCGGCAAACGGCGCCGCCATCTGGCAATTCACGAACCTCAACAATTCCGACCAGCTATGGTCGCTCGACCCGGTCGACGGCGCCTGGTTCAAGCTCACCTCGAACTACAACGGCAACGTGGTCGATGTGGCGGGCCACAGCACCGCGCCCGGGGTGGCGGTCAAGACCCAGCCCTACGGCGCGACCCATAACCAGCAGTGGCAGCTGGTGCCGGGCACGACCCAGCATGTCGGCGTGCGCAACCGAAACAGCTCGTTGATGCTCGACAACCGCGACGGCAGCCTGCTCGACGGCGCCGTGATCCAGCAGTGGAGCGCGAATGGACTGGCGCCGCAACGCTGGCGCCTGGAGCGCGCAAACTGA
- a CDS encoding pseudouridine synthase translates to MTELVRLSKRMSELGLSSRREADEWIARGWVRVDGQVISELGSKVLPHQKITVERQAAAEQSKRVTVLINKPMGYVSGQAEDGYTPAVALIKAENRWADDPSPETFHPTQLRSLVPAGRLDIDSVGLLILTQDGRVAKTLIGQDTAIEKEYLVRVQYTKEGKLPESDLKKLCFGLWMDGKPLLAAKVRWQNDDQLSFTLREGKKRQIRRMCDMVGLKVIGLKRVRIGKVKLGDLPVGQWRYLRPDEQF, encoded by the coding sequence ATGACTGAATTAGTACGCCTCTCCAAACGCATGTCCGAACTCGGGCTCTCTTCGCGCCGCGAAGCCGATGAATGGATCGCACGCGGCTGGGTGCGGGTCGATGGCCAGGTCATCTCCGAACTGGGCAGCAAAGTGCTGCCGCACCAGAAAATCACCGTCGAGCGCCAGGCCGCGGCCGAGCAATCCAAGCGCGTTACCGTGCTGATCAACAAGCCGATGGGCTACGTCAGCGGCCAGGCCGAGGACGGCTACACGCCGGCCGTGGCCCTCATCAAGGCCGAGAACCGCTGGGCCGACGACCCGTCGCCGGAAACCTTCCACCCGACCCAGCTGCGTTCGCTGGTGCCGGCCGGACGGCTCGACATCGATTCGGTCGGCCTGCTGATCCTCACGCAGGACGGGCGCGTGGCCAAGACCCTGATCGGGCAGGATACCGCCATCGAAAAGGAATACCTGGTGCGCGTGCAGTACACCAAGGAAGGCAAGCTGCCGGAATCGGATTTGAAAAAGCTGTGCTTCGGCCTGTGGATGGACGGCAAGCCGCTGCTGGCGGCCAAGGTGCGCTGGCAGAACGACGACCAGCTCAGCTTCACGCTCAGGGAAGGCAAGAAACGCCAGATCCGCCGCATGTGCGATATGGTGGGTTTGAAAGTGATTGGCCTGAAACGCGTGCGCATCGGCAAGGTCAAGCTCGGCGATCTGCCGGTCGGGCAATGGCGCTATCTGCGCCCTGACGAGCAGTTCTGA